Part of the Quercus robur chromosome 5, dhQueRobu3.1, whole genome shotgun sequence genome, TATAAATTGATCGCAAGAAGTGAATATATGGTCTCCAAGAAAAAAGTTCATTACCACATCCAATCCCATTCTCAAcgctcaccaaaaaaaaaaaagtagaaatagTTACCTTCCGGCCTCCTGTATATAGATAGTTTCCATCTTTCGAGAACTGGACCTgaagaaataatttttgcctttatttattGATACAATATCAGAATGAAGTAAATGATGGGGAATACAGACTTACATGTGTAACCCCACCTTCTTGACCATGTAAAACATACAAGAGTTCCATGTTATCTTCTTGATATATTGCAGTGGTCTGACTGTAAGAACCCATAGCTAGCAATCCAGTATGAGTTGGACAAAAAGCCAGTGCAGATATAATACCTGTAGACAGTAAAAAAGATGAGGATATGTGCTTCATTATTTCATtgaccaaaagaaaattttactcAGGTGATTAAAATAAGAACACGCACCTGTTTGGCCTTCTTTATTCCCTTGAAGTGTAGAATGTTGTTTAAAATCTCTACCAGGGCGATGTATGTCAAACATCCTAACAGCTTTGTTGTATCCAGCAAATATTCTGCATGacaaaaaaagtataaacaTCAATGGATCATCTGTTAATTGGCACCCAGATACCATGCCTGCACTATCCATAAACCCTAGTTAGATGACAACACATAGAGGCAGTTATATAAATGGTTCAGATAATGCACTAAACCACATTTCATTATAAAGTATTAGCATCACATTAGAGCTAAAggtgatatataaataaacagCATCTACTATTCTGAGAACAGTGTCCTTTTTAATCCTAATACGAAAGGCTAAAATAGCAGCGCGTGCAAATTATGAATCGTTTGAAAAACCTTACTTACTTTGTCCCAGTGGGATTGAATGCAATTGAAAAGGCAGCAGTTATTTCGTCCATGGCATCATAAGCCCGGTATGTGCAGCGCAGCTGAAATTTTCAGTCAGAAGGAAATGGTCACCAACCAGTTATAGTAATAAGGAAACCACAAATGCAGTGCACAAGCTTCGTAGAAAGTCTATGAATGAGCACATAGAGTTTAGAAATGGTGAGCTGGAATATACACATGGCGCATGTTAAGGGTGGGACCCACCATGCCTTCATAATGTAGGAAAGAGAGGTGTACCCATGGAAAGGCCCGTATACTGTATATTACAAAGCCATTTTCGAGTCTTAGAGCTTAATAAAACACAAATCTCATTAACAAAAAGCATTTCAGCAATAAGAGCTCAGCACCTCTCCCGAAGTAGCATCCCAAAGATGAATTGGATGGTCACGAGCCGTACTTGCAAAAACACAACTAACTGGATCTGAAATGTCAATCAATCCTCGGATCAAACTTCCATTTAGAAATACCATcaatcaatcacaaaatcaATCCAAATTTAACTGAAAGCATAAGAGTCACAGCACAAGGACAAGGGAGATTATTGAAGCACCTGAAGCAGACATGTATGGATACCAACAAAAGTCATATACTGACTCTCcctcattcatgacaagttttgCAGCATAGGAATctgcatttttttaaaagttaaaccATAAGTATATGTATAATGATTGAATAAAGCAAGTGAGCTTCACAAGTTTAGATACAAAGAACCCAAAATTAGCTTCTATATATCGATGCAAACTAGTTAAAATTCTTGTTCTGAATCATTCTCAATAAAGAGAAGTTTCGGGCATACACTACTGCCCCttcattcttttctcacaaGAAATCATCTTTGGAGAGAGTTAATGGTTATGGTATAGTGTAATAAACAAAAACGCTTAAATATAAACTTACCTTCATCGGCAGCTATTGAACAAGTGTTGATATCACCACCACTTCCATTATCTGGTCTgttgaagaacaaaatacttaTTATGGTAAAGTTCTTATGGACACATTAATGCATCAAAGTGACATAACAGTGAAAATAGGAGCATGCAAACAAAGTATCATTTTCTGAACCACGTAAATAATTTTTCTCTAGCATTATTAAAACACCTTGCTTTCATAAACAAAAGCATTAGTTTTACCCAgttttttataagaatttttttatgggGAAAATAACACAACTTTCCTTGAggtaaataaaaatgacaatgACCCCCTAAAGTTTTGCAAAAGTTGACACTCCCCTCCCTAATTGTAGTGAtaaatataaaacataaaaagaaacaccTATTTTGTCCTTGAGTTACCTTATTTTTGTGGACTAACTTGCTCTTGGTTAATGTCCTAATTTTCCCTTGCTTTATTGATAAAGTCCTTATTTTTCCCTTGAGTTATTTGATTCACCCAATTACCAAAAATTATGCATGCTTAATTGAGTAACTCAAGGGTAAAATAGgtatttttttgtatatgttATGTTTATCACATGCCTCTAGAAAGGACTGTCATTTTTTGCAAAACTTTGCTGGCCACTCTATCATTTCTTTATGTGTTAATGGAAGTTATTGTAATTTTCCCAATCCTATTTTGCGGATCACTCTGTCCCTCTGGAAAGGaatgtcattttattttctccatCTGACAATGTATATAGTGTCAAGTCAttgaacagttttaattaaCGTGGCACCAAATACACttttagatttgtaatatttaatcaaACCATGAAACTGATCCATTTCAGACGTACACATGACAGAGTCCTAATGAATTACAAAGAAATTTTATATGGTTTTAACACCAATAATTTCCTAGCTACAACATTAGTTTGTGCGTATGTGAGTGTTTTTCATAAGGTcattaaatgcattaaaaaaaaaattgaggccACAACACAAATATAAGTAACAAAAAGGTGACTATCAATATTGGGTTGTTAAAGTGCAGGTTTTGCTTTTGAAATCACAAACTGCATTAAATCTATATTTCAAAAGCAAGAAAAGTAATTCCAAAATGGTATCCAAGAGcatcctttctttccttttcttttttcaatatacCACTTGCATTGCCCTGTTTGAACTTTAAACTCTCTTCTAAAACCATAAGctaaaacttagatacaattcTTTTGGTGCTTAAGCTTAGATTTCCTAATTGAATTCATTGTCTTGACCAATGCATACAAACTAGTGTTATCTTTTTCaaagacaattaaattcaattacgTGATTCATTGGTTGATACAATCACATTCTTAAAAAGGTCGTACTCAGTGCATAAAACTCCCATTTTTGCAAGGCCTAAGAGAGTGATTGGTCAACACAACAACATGGTTgcatttatctaatttttttttatatgtaccacatagttgaatttaattaaaaaaacataaagtaCAGCATCTAAAAATATAAGGAACTCACAATGTGAACACACGAAGAGTATTGTCCTCAGAGCTTGTAAGAAAACAAGACCCATCTGGAGACCTACattaaaactccaaaaacaagacaaaattAAGCCCCAAAGTTCAAAATCtaaccaaagaaacaaaaaaaaaaaacaaaaacaagaaagaagttaaaaattaaagCTTGTGAAAGAGTAAAAACAACATGGGAggaacacccaaaaaaaaaaaaaaaaacaaaagtaccATTTGATGGCTTTAAGGAAGTTGTTAGGGTTTGGAGAGTTCCTGAACTGGTTGTAGAAATGGTAGGTTCTATGAGGCGGAACATCGAACCGAATCACAGGCCAACTGTACTCTTGTTGTTGCTGCTCCTCCTGGTCCTTGGTTGGTTCTGTAATTTCTGCCACTTCTGAGGGCGAGTTGGACTTGGACTTGGACTCGGACTCGTGATTGTTATTGTGATTGTGAttctcttgttcttcttcttcttgtcccATTGCTTCTGTTACAGACATTTTCACCACTGACTAGCGAGCTTAGTGAGGTTCCGCTCAATTTTGCTCTTTACAAAGAGGAgacgtttttatttatttatttattattttttttaaggttaagAAAAATACTGTTTCCTCCTTAAAATTTCTATGAATTACATTTTCCCCTAAACTTTTGGAGATTTTCGTTTATGgttcttaaaatattgaaaaaatgttacactatttttaattaattatttttttttttataatttgataactAAGAGAGATTtaaattctagatttttttatcctaatttttttattaaaaaataatattttatttatttatttattctaaattaaaaaaaaaaaaaaactcattaaaaggtttaagaataaaaaaaaaaaaatgaacttcttAGAACTTAAGAATGAAACAGAAGAAATATGAATTTATGCAATATTAAAACAATATATTAGTGTTacttcctataaaaaaaaatataaaaacattgGTGTTACTTCCTTTAAAATTCTATTCcaccaaataagaaaaatagtTAATTTTAAATAGTATggtattatatttattttttgatttgtcAATTACCAAAttctttcctcaaaaaaaaaaaattaccaaattctCATCATAAAATGTACCCTGTCttcatttataaacaaataaagaggattattttttttaacttcaagagctcattttgcttttttttttttgggggggggggggggggtggatgCACTTTATGTTGTTTTAATTTAGAGTCGGCTTCTAAATTGGCCTATCGACAATGctaaaatttcaaagaaatCGTTCGGAGATTTTTTTCCATTTGGTCGATTTTTAGCAAGAGAACTGTAAGTGAAAGTGAaagtaaaagcacaaaaaatgcaaaaatggcAATAGTGGATTTACTATATTATTTGTGGAGAAGTTGATCGAACATCaattcccccaaaaaaaaaaaaaaaaaaaactaattcaatATTGGCAAATACAGTTGTAGTCACCAATCCTACTATATTGCCTCTAGATTTTCTTCCAACATAGGTCAAATTTCTAGAGAGAGGAgcaaaggagggggggggggggggggagaatagttgtgagattttgtttgtttttcttgagTTGGAGGTTGGGGAATAAAATTTATGTAGTGCATGTGAAAAGTGAACATCaattcccccaaaaaaaaaaaaaaaactaattcaatATTGGCAAATACAGTTGTAGTCACCAATCCTACTATATTGCCTCTAGATTTTCTTCCAACATAGGTCAAATTTCTAGAGAGAGGAGCaaaggagggggagggggggggggggggagaatagttgtgagattttgtttgtttttcttgagTTGGAGGTTGGGGAATAAAATTTATGTAGTGCATGTGAAAAGTGAATGGGTGGATCTAACCAAAGTGAGCAATTTGAGAGAAATTAGGGAGTAAGGTTGAAATTCAAATTACACCTTTATGTTTGGTTAGATGAATTGTCATTCAAATCTTAAACTTTAACATTTCTGTCAAGTTGATCCTTCCTTTCATTGTCGCCAATGAAATTATAAGTCCATTCATTGTCGTCGATGAAACTTGAGTCCAATAAAACTACGTCGTGAGTCCAATAAAACTACGTCGTATCACATATGTGATCAGAATTTATAATGGAACAATACTACACCATGATATGGGTTTTAACATATGCAAAATCATTAATGGTTAATGCTTCTTACGTTAGTGGGGTTTTGTGTTTCTACTGTTTAAGTTagaaatgcttttttttttttttttttttttttttttaattggaagaaaattttagtAACCATTCCGAAAAATGAAACAGGACCATGGGCCTATCAGttaaatgattatttttctttgttgctaCTCATATATGAATTGTAACAATACATTGAAATGATGTTTTCCCACGGTACATTAGACCCATTTGTGTTCTTGGGACTCGCAAAGAACctcatcaaaataaaagaatatcaGGGTTACAGTCGgttttctttatcaaatgaagaaaaaacagctccattatcatttttatttatcaaatgaAGGGGAAACAGCTCCATTACCATTATAGCCAATGGGGTTGGCATAATATATTTCACgaaatttataaattactgCTATCCTTGACACAGCTTTTCAAATATGGATCATCCCTGTAAGTTGAATATATTGGAAGATCAAGAGCTTTCTCTGCAGTTCTTCCGTCCTCATGAATCTTTGCTATCAGGCTCTCAATGCTCGAAAAATTGGCCTATCACATTCCACACCCAAATTTAGCatgaaaaaagggaagaagagcTTGACTGGAATGAGCAAGGGGCCAAAAAGTTGCAAAAAGCAATCATATATGATAATACCTCAGGTCGTATATAACCAACAATAACAAGACGCAAATCCTCTCCATAGAAATCTTCAGCAAAGTCATGAAGCAACCATGGCTCCTGCATTGTAAACTAGCTTTAACAAGGGAATGgacaagaggaaaaaaattcaagagtCTATCATTTGTCTCATCACACTCACTATGGTCTTTTCTGGGTTGTTAAAATATGGATTCCACCCAATACTCATGACCATTTTAAAAACACCTTTGGTTGATAATCCAGCCCAACCAAAATATACCCCCGAGGGATGCTCTGAAAGGACAGTTGAATAACCTTCGGTAGATAGATTagctgaaaaataaagaagttatTACATTAACAAAATGGAACAAATTATCaagtgaaaaagaagaataaattaTAACCTGAATAATATCCCAAAACTCTCAAGCTCAATGAGCAAAAGTAGGAGTTGAAGGATACATTGGGAGAAACCACAAAACCAGCTAACTATGAGAAACTGACAGATCTATAGACCACATCAGTGGCCTGAAAGTAAAATTAATACTGATTTCAAAGCAAATAGGTATTCAAAAGTCAAGAAATGTGCATAATAATTCTAGCTTAATGAGACAAAGGAAGAGAAATTTTGGGGGGTTTTTGGTCCATCAACATTCACTAAGGGTACTCTGAAAGGTGTAATAAGACCTCTCATAAAACATGCAGTAGGCTCAGGACAAAAAGTGCATCCTGATAGAGCTCTTTTGCTGATATATGGCTAAAAAGTGACTTAGGGTGCTGGCAGCTCCCTAAATGCTAAAGTTTCTGATGATTTGGCTGATGGTCAGTGGCATTGGCCTCCTGCCAGATCAGAGACCTTGGTCACCATCTAAGTGGGCCTTTTTCAAGTTACTTTGCAGCATGAAGATTCAGTAAGGTGGTTCCCTAAGCCTTCAGGTCAATTTACCTGCAACTCAGCTTGGAATGAGAATAGGGGAAATCATCAACTACTGCATTGGTATAGGTTGGTTTGGTTTAGTGCTGGAATTGCTAAGCAAGCCATAATCTGGAATTGCTAAGCAATCCATATTATGGCTTGCTATCAAGGATGGACATTCTACTCGTGATAGACTGGCCAGATGGGGATATAAGGGTGGTGTATAGTGTGTGTACTGCAGAAATTACTAGGAATGCAGAGATCGTTTATTCTTCTGGGTGCTCCTTCACTAGGAGAGTGTGGAAACTAGTTCTCTCTTTATGTCTTTTTATTAGACATGTTTGTTCTTGGCCTTACATTATGCTTTGGGGTgtataagagtttttttttttttttgataggtaacataaaatattattaaaaataaagccAACCCGAGTACATCGGGAAGTGTACAAGAGTTAAAGTAAAAAGCTTTAAGCTCCGTTTGGATTGGCATCTgcatttttggcttttttttttttttttttttgacccagcgcctcttgcactgttcatgtgaACAATAACcggaaattaattttttattgttttcagttttcagcaaaataagcggtatccaaacgcacacttagacTGCTAGCATGTAAACTTGCTTTTGTAGCTACTGTTTACAATATTTGACTTCAAAGATGTGCAAGTGTCTAAAACAAACAGGTGAAAACTGATGAAAAGTTGTTGAAGGAGATCAAAGATGATATTCAAGCTTAGATTGGTATTTTCTAGAATATCCCAAATTTATAAGGAATAGAAGCATCTGTTGTAATTGGAAAGTAGCTTGGGATATTAATACCTAGTAGTTTTCTTGTGGTTTTCGTTGTTTCTTTACTGCTGCTTGTTTTCCATGAGCCTTTGTACTAAATGTTCTattctttttgcaaaaaaagtctctcattcatccaaaaaaagaaaaagaaacttggGGGATTTTTACATACCTgtaggaatcccaagtacctttgAGCCCCGACCAAGCCCCTTAATGACAGGTCCACCTATGTACCAAGATTCTATTGGCAAAGTACCCTCTACCCCTGCAAAACAAATCAATAGCTCTGTTAAAAATGGTTGATACATATAGAACTGACTTAACATGGTTGAAACAAAGGTAGAGAGGGGTTTACAATCTTGAAATGGAGGTAAGCCCCACTTTTCAGGTTTCAAATCAAGCAGAGAGTTGATCACCTCATCCGCTGAAGTGTAAAGATTGGATTGTTTGGGAATGGATGGTACAGCAACTACTTCCATTCCAGCAGCCTTACCAGCGGTAACACCTGGTCTGACAACCAAATATACAAGCATTAAGAAAAAACCTAAGAAATTATTACAGAAATCCTCATCATATtaacccttacaaataaataaccATGCTCATCTGATGGAAGACAGAAAAAAACTTGTCATCACTAGACGAACACATAAAACTATATCTAGAATCCATTTCAAGTAATTCATGCACTGAGGGATAACAATATGGTCAACCCTCCAAAATGTGAACAAGCCACATGCCCATTTGGCATCCCATTTTGAAACCGAACTGTTTCAAAGTACAGATTtttaaacctcaaattttctaggtacagctttttcagaCAACCCATTTTCGAAAAGCTGAAAAAATAACCTATACCAAACGGGCAATACATATACCCATGGACCATGGTTGAACGCAGGGATTTGTGTGAAACATCAAGTATCAATCACTAAGATATTAAATAGCATTACATGACAGCTTTTCATAAGACAGTAATATTAGTGGAATAGACTCCTTTATCCCTTAGTGAAAAATTATGCTAGAActgaaaaaaagtaaaaaaaaaaaaaagaagaagagcaaacttagaaaacaagaaatagaGAGTCATGTAAGGCAGACATCCCCCCTGCTCTGTCTTCCTTTTAGTTTAATGAAATTGaagcttatcaaaaaagaaataaataaatagagtcATGAATCTAACAAAGGCACTGGTGCGGACACCACATGATGGCACATCTGTGGAGATTATCTTTATCATTTATGTTATCTTTATTTGGGTTTATCTTTAGTATTGGATtagtatttgagattgtttaggatttgtttaggagagtttatctttatcattatGATTTCTGGAAGCTGTATATAAAGCTCCAGATGGTTCCTTTTGTAGTTTACagactattattattattgagattaTTTGCAAAGATTGCATATTatttgtttggtggtgattccAAACACCTTAGGTGGGAAGCCTAAGGTTCTTCAGTAGGACTAATCTAGGTGGGAAGCCTAGGTTGTCCTACATTAGGCACGGGTGAAAGATGCAACTCCATCAATTTAGTCCATGCACAATTGTACATCTTCTAGCAATAAAACGATTAAATTAAGAATTAATATTCAGAAATCCTGAAATGTTGATACAAAGTAATTTTCAGAGCtatatacaagttttgggctaaatatttcaaacttGGAGGTTTCACAATAGAATggaaattgaataaattcaCAGTTAATGCCTTGAGAGATAACAGATATATGAAAAAGTTATGCTTCTATAGGGCTGAATTTCTGCAACCTTAGTCTCAGAAAACTAAAAggttaagttttaaaaaaatccctGACATTAAGAATTTTAGcaatatttagaaaaaattaaaatggctGCAACAAATAATTAGTTAGTATTGTACTTCAATAGAAATGAATTGATTCTGCGTCAAGGGTAAATGACATGGACTATGATGGAGGAATGCACACAGGCTTGAGGAGCTTAATGGACTCATGGGATTTATAATACAGAGCTCCAAGTGATCTAGGTGGTATTTCTATTAtcacaaatttcttttcttaccaatctaaataaaaaacaagtataaagacaaaagaagacaatatttttgaatatatttttattccaaTATAGCACATGGCAATATGTAACTCTTTTATGTTCTATCGAAGACTTAAATATAAGTGGCTGTTGATACTATAAAGTGCAAGTATACAAGGGCAAATCAATAATCATGCAAGGGAAAATCACCATCCCCTCCCCAATGCGATACTCAGTAGGTGCTATGGTCAGAATAATACAATGAAAGGACAATTTCGGAACTTCAAGAGTTAAAAGTCAGGTCGCTTACATAGAATCCTCAATGACTAGGCAGCTGGAGGGTTCAacatttagctttttagctgcTTCAAGATATCTTAAACAGTGAACCATGGAGTTAGAATAACAGACAAACATGGACTTTTACACTTaagaccaaagaaaaaaaaaaacctcaataaAGAAGTCAAAATCAAAAACTATTTGTTGCATCTCACATATCAGGAGATGGTTTCCCAGATGCCACTTCATCACCACCAATGATGACAGAGAAGGATTCCTTCCATCCTATAATTGGAAAATATTGAATAAGAATCTCagaaattaaaatcacaaaaaatgaTATCCTTGCTGCATGTTAGCAAGTCAATATCTCGATCAAGTTGTAAGTGGTTTAAGATTTACCTTGATGAAAAGAAATTTTTCCTTCTATATTTACCCTTGGAGAGTTTGAAGCCAATGCCATTGAGACCCCATGACCACCAAAATGCTTAATTAAACGATTGGCACCCGGCTGTGCTTTGATGTTGCACCACCTACAACAACAGCAGTAAAATGACACTCAAaattttggcacaaaaattcaaatttttaaacacaTAACAATGAGTAGATGAGTAGCTATGGTTTATATCATCAAGGAACCTAGTGACAAACAAATGGCACAAAGTACATCCTGTATagttaaatattaatgaaaacaaGTCAAAATGCTTTATGAGAGCCCGGACCTATATAGCAGAACAGCCTAGTCATACAAAAACCATGAAagtaataacaaaaacaaaaagataagtCATCATTTATAGGGATGAAAATTGCCAAGATTCCAACACTACATAGCCTGGTGACATGTTAGCATGCTTTTCATATCAGTAACTTGCCAAATTTGCAAAGAAACCCTTTGAGTATGTGTTAAACAGACGAGAACTGAAGTTCCGATTGGAATTCTcacattaaaaattttcattggcgtttataaacaaaaaaccattTATTCTACAAACTATAGAGCACATGGCTTATAGATTGTATAGCAGAACAATTTTCTAAGACGAAAACTGGAAAAATAACTATATAAGAAACTCTGTGTCTTAGCTTATTATTTCCAGTGGAATCCCCAGATTATTGCAATTGGTAATGTTGTACCTTTGCAGATGAAaatagaaaagtcaaaaaaggCCAATGAGCTCTACCTGAAAAAGCATCTCCTCCCCCATAAGTACAGGGTTGAGGCCTTGAGGGTGTGGTTGTGGATTCAATACTATATTCATGCATGCATCttaccattaaaaaataaaagctgattaatttgaaataaaatttacgCCTGAAATTCAAGGGCAATATTACTTGCCTCAATTGGAAAAACTTTACATATTTAATAACCATAATTTAAAAGTGCAATAGATAATTACTTCTCAGAGTAAAGTGGGTTGATTGCTGAAATAAATTCATTTGTAGTGCAGGGAAGATCATAAGCTTCCACAATAGCAGCCGCAGCTTCAAGTGGTGTCTTTCCTAAAGTCTTATGAACTTCTCTCCCATCCCATTGCTTTCCATACTTACTCAAGAAACCGCCTAAAACATCACTTAAAAGGGCATCTGtcat contains:
- the LOC126727419 gene encoding uncharacterized protein LOC126727419, yielding MSVTEAMGQEEEEQENHNHNNNHESESKSKSNSPSEVAEITEPTKDQEEQQQQEYSWPVIRFDVPPHRTYHFYNQFRNSPNPNNFLKAIKWSPDGSCFLTSSEDNTLRVFTLPDNGSGGDINTCSIAADEDSYAAKLVMNEGESVYDFCWYPYMSASDPVSCVFASTARDHPIHLWDATSGELRCTYRAYDAMDEITAAFSIAFNPTGTKIFAGYNKAVRMFDIHRPGRDFKQHSTLQGNKEGQTGIISALAFCPTHTGLLAMGSYSQTTAIYQEDNMELLYVLHGQEGGVTHVQFSKDGNYLYTGGRKDPYILCWDIRKAVDVVYKLYRSSESTNQRILFDIEPLGRHLGTGGQDGFVHIYDLQTGHWVSSFQAASDTVSGFSFHPFLPMAASSSGHRRFVVPDDLYEDVPLSGNENCASVWNFSVASVENDTELNGNDFNNLSEHEELHQGP
- the LOC126727420 gene encoding bifunctional riboflavin kinase/FMN phosphatase yields the protein MLTWHILSGIYLKNCTSSYNPVIFSANSNGNGKANLALVSPQEKEKGKGNLNSNTKHKHSFRASPQNGSIAVTGRFTVKMSIVKPLKKLASCVILDLDGTLINTDALLSDVLGGFLSKYGKQWDGREVHKTLGKTPLEAAAAIVEAYDLPCTTNEFISAINPLYSEKWCNIKAQPGANRLIKHFGGHGVSMALASNSPRVNIEGKISFHQGWKESFSVIIGGDEVASGKPSPDIYLEAAKKLNVEPSSCLVIEDSIPGVTAGKAAGMEVVAVPSIPKQSNLYTSADEVINSLLDLKPEKWGLPPFQDWVEGTLPIESWYIGGPVIKGLGRGSKVLGIPTANLSTEGYSTVLSEHPSGVYFGWAGLSTKGVFKMVMSIGWNPYFNNPEKTIEPWLLHDFAEDFYGEDLRLVIVGYIRPEANFSSIESLIAKIHEDGRTAEKALDLPIYSTYRDDPYLKSCVKDSSNL